The sequence GCTGCGGGCGTTCATCGACGTGCTGCGCGAGCGGGCCGGGTCGGCCTAGCCTGGCCTCGTCTCGCCGCCTGCATACGGCGTGGGGCGCTTATCGGACGGCGTTCTATCCGACTGACGACTATAAGGCGATCGGGCTGGCCGAGCATGAGCGGGTGAAAATGAGGGGCGGGGCGACGTCCGGCTGTGAGCGCGTGCCGTCAGGGTCCGGTGACGGGAGCAGGCGAAACGCAACGCGCATCAGTGCTGCCTGACCCGACGGCACATCTGTCCCCATTCCAGAATTGCCCGGCGACCTTGTGCTTTTGTCCTCCTCCGCACGGCCCGACCGGGGAATTTCACCCAAATACACCACCCGCCATTCACCCGATGAAAAATCCCCGCCGGTTCCCGGTATGATGCGCAGCTTGCGTTCGTCGGCCGCATGATTTCGATGCGATTTTGGCGCGCCTGGCGCTCCCCAACCGCCCGGTGCGAACCTGAAAGATTCTGTAATATAAATTTCGTATACTCGTAAGTTCTGATCCAGGCGCTGCCTGCCTTTTCCTTCGGCCGACCGCCCACGCAGAACAACCCGATTCGTCGCCGCGTGACCACCTTGCGCCGCGACACGCTATGCACCGCCACTGAATAACCTATGTCTTCCCGCCACTCTGGTTCGCCCGGCCGTGCCGCGGCGGTGATCGCCCGTGTCCGGGCGCTGATCCGCAACGAGCGCGTGCTGTCGCCGCTGCTTGCGCTCGGCATCGGCCTGCTGCTGATCGTGGTTTTCCAGCACTTGTCGGAATCTGTCGACTACCGGTCGGTGATCCGCCAGTTGCGCCACATGTCGCTCGGCGAGTGGGGCGCGTCGCTGGCCGCGACGGCGCTCAGCTATCTCGCGCTGGTCGCCCGCGATGCGGTCGGCCTGCGCTACGTTGCCGCGAAGGTGCCGCGCGTCGCGTTGTGGATCGGCGCGATCGCGGGCTCGGCCCTCGGCAACGCGACGGGCTTCGGCGCGCTGACGGGCGGGGCGGTCCGCGCGCGCGTCTACGGCGTGTCGGGCGTGACGCCCGCGCAGATCGGCCGGATGACGGTGTTCACGAGCGGCACGCTGGCGCTCGCGATGGTGCTGATGACGGCGGTCGGCATGGTCTGCGTGCCGCAGGCGCTCGCCGCGATGCTGCACGTCGCGCCCGGCGTGCTCACGTGGGCCGGCGCTGCGCTGCTCGCGGTGCTGGCCGTGCTGGTCGCGATGTGCGGCAAGACCGCTCGCCCGGTCGTCACGCGCTTCAAGTGGCTCGCGTTCGATGTGCCCGCGCGGCGCGACCTCGTCGCGCAGGTCGCCTATGCGGTGCTCGATGTGGTCGCCGCGGGCCTGACGCTGTGGGTGCTGCTGCCGGCCGCGCCGGTCGGTTTCCCGACTTTCATCACCATCTACGCGGCCGCGCTGCTGCTCGGGATGATCGGTCATACGCCGGGCGGGATCGGCGTGTTCGAAGCCGCGATGGTCTTCACGCTCGGCCGCGAAGTGCCCGCGCACGCGATGGTCGCCGCGCTGATCGCGTATCGCGCGATCTATTTCGGCGTCCCGCTCGTGCTGTCGGCCGGCCTGCTGGCGGGCTTCGAGGGCCGCGCGCTGCGCCGCCGGCTGGTGTCGCGGCAGGCCGCGCGCGTGTCGCAGCTCGCGCCGCTGTTCCTGAGTCTCGTGACGTTCCTGGTCGGCGGCATGCTGGTGATCTCGAGCGCGACGCCCGCGTTCTGGCACCGGATCGCGATCCTGCGCCACATCGTGCCGTTGTGGGTGCTCGAAGGCTCGCAGGTGATCTGCAGCGTGCTCGGCGTCGCGCTGCTGTTCGTCGCGCGCGGGCTGCTGCGCCGCCTCGACGGCGCCTGGTGGATGACCTTCGCGCTGACGCTCGCGAGCCTCGCGCTGTCGCTGGCGAAGGGCCTCGCGTTCGTCGAGGCCGGCGTGCTCGGCACGCTGCTCGTGCTGCTGCTCGTCAGCCGCCGCCGCTTCAACCGTCATTCGTCGCTGCTCGCCGAGCGCTTCACGGTGAGCTGGTTCGTGTCGGTGACGATGGTGCTGATGCTGGCCGTGTGGGTGCTGTTCTTCGCGTTCCGCGACGTGCCGTACACGCGCGACCTGTGGTCGCATTTCTCGTTCGACGCGCGTGCGCCGCGTGCGCTGCGCGCGACGCTCGCGGCCGGCGTGTTCGTCGCGATGTTCGCGCTGTGGCAACTGCTGCGCCCGGCGCCCGGCCGTTTCGTGAAGCCCGTGCCGCAGGATCTGTTCGACGCCGAACGGATCATCCGCGCGCAGGAGTGCAGCGATGCGGGCCTCGCGCTGATGGGCGACAAGTCGTTCCTGTTCTCCGAGTCGCGCCAGGCGTTCCTGATGTACGCGAAGTACGGGCGCACGTGGGCCGCGCTGCACGATCCGGTCGGGCCGCGCGACGAATGGCCGGCGCTGATCGGCAAGTTCATCGCGCTCGCGCACGCACACAGCGGCCGCGCGGCGTTCTACCAGGTGCGCGCGAACGCGCTGCCGCTGTATCTCGATGCGGGGCTCACGCTGATGAAGCTCGGCGAGGAAGCGCATATCGCGCTCGACCAGTTCGACCTGAAGGGTTCGAACCGGTCGCACCTGCGCTACGCGCTGCGGCGCGGCGACAAAGACGCGCTGACGGTCGAGGTGATCGCGCCGTGCGACGTGCCGGTCGCGCTGCCGGCGCTGCGCGACATCTCCGACGGCTGGCTCGACAGCCGCGATGCACGCGAGAAGAGCTTCTCGGTTGCCGCGTTCCACGACGGCTATCTCGCGACGCAGTCGGTGATGCTCGTGCGGCAGGCCGACAAGCCGATCGCGTTCGTCACGTTCATGACGACCGATCTCAACACCGAG comes from Burkholderia pyrrocinia and encodes:
- the mprF gene encoding bifunctional lysylphosphatidylglycerol flippase/synthetase MprF, yielding MSSRHSGSPGRAAAVIARVRALIRNERVLSPLLALGIGLLLIVVFQHLSESVDYRSVIRQLRHMSLGEWGASLAATALSYLALVARDAVGLRYVAAKVPRVALWIGAIAGSALGNATGFGALTGGAVRARVYGVSGVTPAQIGRMTVFTSGTLALAMVLMTAVGMVCVPQALAAMLHVAPGVLTWAGAALLAVLAVLVAMCGKTARPVVTRFKWLAFDVPARRDLVAQVAYAVLDVVAAGLTLWVLLPAAPVGFPTFITIYAAALLLGMIGHTPGGIGVFEAAMVFTLGREVPAHAMVAALIAYRAIYFGVPLVLSAGLLAGFEGRALRRRLVSRQAARVSQLAPLFLSLVTFLVGGMLVISSATPAFWHRIAILRHIVPLWVLEGSQVICSVLGVALLFVARGLLRRLDGAWWMTFALTLASLALSLAKGLAFVEAGVLGTLLVLLLVSRRRFNRHSSLLAERFTVSWFVSVTMVLMLAVWVLFFAFRDVPYTRDLWSHFSFDARAPRALRATLAAGVFVAMFALWQLLRPAPGRFVKPVPQDLFDAERIIRAQECSDAGLALMGDKSFLFSESRQAFLMYAKYGRTWAALHDPVGPRDEWPALIGKFIALAHAHSGRAAFYQVRANALPLYLDAGLTLMKLGEEAHIALDQFDLKGSNRSHLRYALRRGDKDALTVEVIAPCDVPVALPALRDISDGWLDSRDAREKSFSVAAFHDGYLATQSVMLVRQADKPIAFVTFMTTDLNTEATVGVMRHLPEASPYAMEYLFTQLALHLKEAGFRKLSLGIAPFSGMGAAKMPSPWHRLGLMVWRFGGRFYNFRGLRAFKSKFEPHWEPRYLAASGSVGVFVTLADLSLLAGGRRS